In one Acetobacter sp. genomic region, the following are encoded:
- a CDS encoding dual specificity protein phosphatase family protein, producing the protein MLEVYPNLFVGNEIDEQRLRGDPNWFFIHACKEPYHRQALGYTGKAAPKNHPEYLIARRNSCLILNLIDGTDVNYVSVEIIDVALETIHANIGKTNILLHCNQGLSRSPSIALLYLARYTDLFVGLDVDKGVAEFQKIYPSYAPARGMADYIRLNWSQYQFSG; encoded by the coding sequence GCAATGAGATTGACGAGCAGCGCCTTCGAGGCGATCCGAACTGGTTCTTTATTCATGCTTGTAAAGAGCCATATCATCGTCAGGCACTCGGTTATACAGGCAAAGCTGCACCCAAAAATCACCCAGAATACTTAATAGCACGACGCAATAGCTGCCTCATTCTCAATTTAATCGATGGAACAGATGTCAATTATGTCTCTGTCGAGATCATCGATGTGGCACTTGAAACTATTCACGCCAACATCGGCAAGACCAATATTCTACTCCATTGCAATCAAGGTCTATCACGCTCGCCCTCAATCGCTCTCCTCTATTTGGCGCGGTATACAGATCTATTTGTGGGGTTGGATGTGGATAAGGGTGTCGCAGAGTTCCAGAAGATCTATCCGTCATATGCTCCAGCGCGAGGGATGGCTGATTATATCCGATTAAATTGGTCACAATATCAATTTTCTGGCTAA